One region of Syntrophobacter fumaroxidans MPOB genomic DNA includes:
- a CDS encoding rhodanese-like domain-containing protein: protein MIEAFAAAQGYDGAAPGRKLLTGVWQGALVVVFGVLLGLTVNHFRLAGLPLVAEWSMEKQVASIPTQENPVVDLEEATALYMTRGAVFIDAREAKFYRMGHVEGARNLPWEDFENRFPQIMADIPPDTLLITYCDGEACTLSKDLAVALVGKGYPHVRVLLNGWSVWQAANLPVERE from the coding sequence ATGATAGAGGCATTTGCGGCGGCTCAAGGGTACGACGGGGCTGCACCCGGCCGGAAGCTGCTGACCGGCGTTTGGCAAGGTGCCCTGGTGGTTGTGTTCGGAGTGCTGCTCGGCCTGACGGTCAATCACTTTCGACTGGCCGGCTTGCCGCTCGTGGCGGAATGGTCGATGGAGAAGCAGGTCGCCTCCATCCCGACTCAAGAGAACCCCGTCGTTGACCTGGAGGAAGCGACGGCGTTGTACATGACCCGGGGTGCGGTGTTCATCGACGCCCGCGAGGCCAAATTCTACCGGATGGGTCATGTCGAAGGCGCCAGAAATCTGCCATGGGAGGATTTCGAGAACCGTTTTCCGCAAATCATGGCGGACATTCCTCCGGATACCCTTCTGATCACCTACTGCGATGGGGAAGCGTGCACCCTGAGCAAAGATTTGGCCGTGGCCCTCGTGGGCAAAGGCTACCCCCACGTGCGGGTGCTCTTGAACGGCTGGTCCGTCTGGCAGGCGGCGAACCTGCCCGTCGAGAGAGAATGA
- a CDS encoding OS_HP2 family (seleno)protein, translating to MLRGMKVLFLLLIFCCWAGSAQGAASAPRPAKGTSKPTARAAPAIEIPETTFDFGEAFEGVEVEHDFVVKNTGKAELLIDQVRPGUGCAVAHFDRVIPPGGEGKVRLRVSLKGFQGEIKKSAAIYSSDEQNPRLAVSVQGVVKTLIEVRPNTAVTFRGMADQVSEHVFELVSQGQPFHITKVETNLEGKIDYTLENIEDGKFYKVKVANKLRQGNYNGFIKCLTDLPQKPEVVVRVSGLIEGEVTVKPQTILIGKLAAQQPERTGKVAVASNRAKPFHITKLIYDERLITVSQAPMADNEHGYTLEIAARLGSVPTGTRQQTSLVIETDAAPQEKQEIQVHVFNTVDGTARVQTPKPQVPPQPSAGQ from the coding sequence ATGCTTCGTGGTATGAAAGTTCTTTTTCTGCTGCTCATTTTTTGCTGCTGGGCAGGTTCCGCCCAGGGTGCCGCCTCCGCGCCAAGACCGGCCAAGGGGACCTCCAAGCCGACCGCTCGTGCCGCGCCGGCCATTGAAATCCCCGAAACCACCTTCGATTTCGGGGAAGCCTTCGAGGGAGTGGAAGTGGAGCACGATTTCGTCGTGAAAAACACCGGCAAAGCCGAGCTCCTGATCGACCAGGTGCGCCCTGGTTGAGGCTGCGCGGTGGCCCATTTTGACAGGGTCATCCCTCCCGGCGGCGAGGGCAAGGTACGACTGAGAGTGAGCTTGAAGGGATTCCAGGGCGAGATCAAGAAGAGCGCGGCCATATACAGCAGCGACGAACAGAATCCTCGCCTGGCTGTGAGCGTTCAGGGCGTGGTAAAGACCCTGATCGAGGTCCGCCCGAACACCGCCGTCACCTTCCGGGGAATGGCGGACCAGGTGTCCGAACACGTTTTCGAGCTGGTGAGCCAGGGGCAGCCGTTTCACATCACCAAGGTCGAGACGAACCTGGAAGGCAAGATCGACTATACGCTGGAAAACATCGAGGATGGAAAGTTCTATAAGGTCAAGGTGGCGAACAAGCTCAGGCAGGGCAATTACAACGGGTTCATCAAGTGTCTGACGGACTTGCCACAGAAACCCGAAGTGGTGGTGCGCGTGAGCGGACTGATCGAAGGAGAAGTCACTGTGAAGCCGCAGACCATCCTGATCGGAAAACTGGCCGCACAGCAGCCTGAACGCACCGGGAAGGTGGCGGTGGCGAGCAATCGCGCCAAACCCTTCCATATCACCAAGTTGATCTACGATGAACGGCTGATCACCGTCAGCCAGGCGCCGATGGCTGACAACGAACACGGCTACACGCTTGAGATCGCCGCCAGGCTGGGCAGCGTTCCAACCGGAACGAGGCAGCAGACCTCCCTGGTGATCGAGACCGATGCGGCGCCCCAGGAGAAACAGGAAATCCAGGTCCACGTCTTCAACACCGTGGACGGGACCGCCCGCGTCCAAACCCCAAAGCCCCAGGTTCCACCGCAGCCGTCTGCCGGGCAGTAG
- a CDS encoding divergent polysaccharide deacetylase family protein, with protein MPRSRFLPLLTVWFLAVLALASLLYWNGGTEKPPPKPAANKATSTGQSSVPKPRMADPPAKQPEAGPVAGSRTPSPKGGEPGGKEPGTREPARTTAPAGKPLIEPPPPFHSRDIPIDQPKEPARKPDSITLSALRPGVPPGTAPPPPSPVPAPVAKVAIVIDDFGQNLEVAKKFLSIPLPLSFAILPNQRHTAEIAELAHAHHREVLLHLPMEPQGYPKMDPGSGALLTSMSRGRLRRTLLAALDSTPYFIGVNNHMGSKFTENTPSMRVVMSELRHRKLFFLDSATTGDSVGFALAREYGIPARKRDIFLDHTLTDEAVQSQVDQLIRKAKIEGTALAIGHPHEVTLKALIEGVDRFKEENVAVVPSSELMIVPSRRVGGRD; from the coding sequence ATGCCGCGGTCCCGTTTTCTCCCGCTGCTGACCGTCTGGTTTCTGGCCGTTCTGGCTCTTGCGTCCCTGCTCTACTGGAACGGCGGGACCGAAAAACCGCCTCCGAAGCCGGCCGCAAACAAGGCAACCTCCACGGGGCAATCCTCCGTCCCGAAACCTCGAATGGCCGATCCGCCCGCCAAACAGCCGGAAGCCGGCCCCGTCGCCGGCAGTCGAACGCCTTCTCCGAAAGGCGGAGAACCGGGCGGGAAGGAGCCTGGAACGCGAGAGCCCGCCAGGACGACCGCGCCGGCGGGAAAACCGCTCATCGAGCCTCCGCCCCCGTTTCACAGTCGAGACATCCCCATCGACCAACCGAAGGAGCCGGCTCGCAAACCTGATTCGATAACGCTTTCGGCGCTCAGACCGGGTGTTCCCCCCGGCACGGCGCCTCCCCCGCCTTCGCCTGTACCCGCCCCCGTGGCGAAGGTGGCCATCGTCATCGATGATTTCGGTCAGAACCTGGAAGTCGCAAAGAAGTTCCTGAGCATCCCCTTGCCGCTCTCGTTTGCGATCCTGCCAAATCAGCGCCACACCGCCGAAATCGCTGAACTGGCACATGCGCACCACCGCGAAGTGCTGCTCCACCTCCCCATGGAGCCACAGGGATATCCCAAGATGGATCCCGGATCGGGGGCACTTCTCACCTCCATGTCCAGGGGCAGGCTCCGGCGCACTCTTCTCGCCGCCCTCGATTCCACTCCTTATTTTATCGGAGTGAACAATCACATGGGCTCCAAGTTCACCGAGAACACCCCTTCCATGAGAGTCGTCATGTCGGAGCTCCGGCACAGGAAGCTCTTCTTTCTGGACAGCGCCACCACCGGAGACAGCGTCGGTTTCGCGCTGGCCCGGGAGTACGGCATCCCGGCCAGAAAACGCGACATTTTTCTCGACCACACCCTGACGGATGAGGCCGTGCAGTCCCAGGTCGATCAGCTCATCAGGAAGGCGAAGATCGAAGGAACCGCTCTGGCCATCGGCCATCCACACGAGGTGACCTTGAAGGCACTCATCGAAGGGGTGGACCGTTTTAAGGAGGAGAACGTCGCCGTGGTTCCTTCGAGCGAATTGATGATCGTCCCCTCGCGCCGGGTTGGAGGAAGGGATTGA